A stretch of the Myxosarcina sp. GI1 genome encodes the following:
- the ribBA gene encoding bifunctional 3,4-dihydroxy-2-butanone-4-phosphate synthase/GTP cyclohydrolase II: MKTPQNTPINFDSIDSALADIKAGRSIVVVDDENRENEGDIICAAQFATPQTINFMAVEARGLICLAMTGERLDSLDLPLMVTKNTDSNQTAFTVSIDAAPKLGVTTGISAEDRARTIQVAINPVSRPEDLVRPGHIFPLRARTGGVLKRAGHTEAAVDLARLAGLYPAGVICEIQNPDGSMARLSQLVEYARQHQLKLISIADLISYRLQNDRFVYRETVCKFPSQFGDFQIYAYRNTLDNSEHLAIVKGELAELAAKPAVVRMHSECLTGDALGSMRCDCRMQLQSALKMIEAHGLGVVVYLRQEGRGIGLVNKLKAYTLQDIGLDTVEANERLGFAPDLRDYGMGAQILNDLGIKQIRLITNNPRKIAGLKGYGLEIVDRLPLLIEANDYNSEYLATKAKKLGHLLLQTYLITIAISWKQELNSVAARYQKLDKIRYLAQTHDFLLQEEARPIAVALFNRSSLIFHLGFDQPNLATSDWYRDCHHPYMSGIANLLDTLVSWHEVESLEFLLAPGDDPMTGLQVNLDRQTYPLTTKPSELCGDLASQTIYSFSR, from the coding sequence GTGAAAACGCCGCAAAACACCCCGATTAATTTTGATTCTATAGATTCTGCCCTGGCCGATATTAAAGCAGGACGTTCGATAGTAGTAGTAGACGATGAAAATCGAGAAAATGAAGGCGACATTATCTGCGCCGCTCAGTTTGCTACGCCGCAGACTATCAATTTTATGGCAGTAGAAGCCAGAGGACTAATCTGTCTGGCAATGACTGGCGAACGTTTGGATAGCCTGGATCTGCCATTGATGGTGACCAAAAATACCGACAGCAATCAAACAGCTTTTACAGTTAGCATCGACGCTGCACCAAAACTTGGGGTAACTACGGGAATATCTGCTGAAGACCGCGCTCGGACGATTCAGGTAGCAATCAATCCTGTCAGCCGTCCCGAAGATTTGGTACGTCCGGGACATATTTTTCCTTTGAGAGCTAGAACGGGCGGGGTTTTAAAACGGGCGGGACATACAGAAGCAGCCGTAGACCTGGCGAGACTGGCAGGTTTGTATCCTGCGGGCGTAATTTGCGAAATTCAAAATCCTGATGGTTCGATGGCGCGGTTATCTCAGCTAGTCGAATATGCTCGTCAACATCAACTAAAGCTAATTAGCATTGCCGATTTGATTAGTTATCGCCTGCAAAACGATCGCTTTGTCTACCGAGAAACAGTTTGTAAATTTCCCAGTCAGTTTGGCGATTTTCAAATTTATGCCTATCGCAATACCCTCGATAACAGCGAGCATTTGGCAATTGTCAAAGGAGAACTGGCAGAACTTGCCGCCAAACCAGCTGTAGTTAGAATGCACTCCGAATGTCTCACGGGGGATGCTCTCGGATCGATGCGCTGTGACTGTCGAATGCAGCTTCAGTCGGCTTTAAAAATGATCGAGGCACATGGTTTGGGAGTAGTAGTTTATTTACGCCAGGAAGGTAGGGGAATTGGCTTGGTTAACAAGCTTAAAGCCTATACCTTACAAGATATTGGTTTGGATACGGTAGAAGCAAACGAACGCTTGGGATTTGCTCCAGATTTACGCGATTACGGTATGGGAGCGCAAATACTCAACGATTTGGGCATTAAGCAAATTCGTTTGATTACTAACAATCCTCGTAAAATTGCGGGTTTAAAAGGTTATGGTTTGGAAATTGTCGATCGCCTGCCGCTATTAATTGAAGCCAATGACTATAATTCTGAATATTTGGCAACCAAAGCCAAAAAGCTCGGTCACTTGCTGCTGCAAACTTATTTGATTACCATCGCTATATCTTGGAAACAAGAATTAAATTCTGTTGCCGCTCGCTATCAAAAACTGGATAAAATACGCTATCTAGCTCAAACTCACGATTTTCTACTGCAAGAAGAAGCTAGACCTATTGCCGTTGCTCTATTCAACCGTTCGTCGTTGATTTTTCATCTAGGTTTCGACCAGCCAAACTTAGCCACCTCAGATTGGTATCGAGATTGCCATCATCCTTATATGTCGGGGATAGCCAATTTACTAGATACTTTAGTAAGTTGGCACGAAGTAGAAAGTTTGGAGTTTTTGCTCGCTCCTGGTGACGATCCGATGACGGGGTTGCAAGTAAACCTCGATCGACAAACCTATCCCTTGACCACTAAGCCATCCGAACTCTGTGGAGATTTAGCCAGTCAGACTATTTATAGTTTTAGTCGCTAA
- a CDS encoding AEC family transporter, with protein MFIVAESIFWTSLGIFLSRGRFITAKTPKLLGQLLYWIGIPWQILALVRRSNFQETALLPPTVAIVMFLVGMCLALFCWKAFNFFGNSQSRQKSSHHLTNIKKTRWSNPVEQLTKFVPTRVKVLYGNSSKLFSRKAYNTGDRARRRGLQAPEVNSGDSPSAGFANRQNRVRTPLYKSQKTSATDSLPALNIYGFRCETNFHPGNGTVPKTEIYVEPETGCDYERSNSSIKFGVPWGYRSLSSNTYRSGNSQRTVPYGEAVPTMKASSKLHNPLPVAVIDRRSLSSTYSPDPVENSTERPAIANNSRTSKGSFVLASMLGNTGFIGLAVAPALVSQAYWSWIVIYGVAHNVLGSYGLGVLLANYYSHSNRQPNWRQQLGHIFLIPSLWAFIVGWLSKDLWLPNPIESGIQTSSLFVVPGAFLLIGMQLSTIQQIASWHEVLSSTAIKIFILPLLAGLSLTLMGVSGDGRLALVLMSGMPTAFVNVILAEQYDLNRQIAASSILLSTVAFPLILPLWWLLFK; from the coding sequence ATGTTCATAGTTGCTGAAAGTATTTTCTGGACAAGCCTGGGAATTTTTTTATCGCGGGGAAGATTTATTACCGCTAAAACCCCAAAATTACTCGGACAACTCTTGTATTGGATTGGAATTCCCTGGCAAATTTTAGCTTTAGTTCGTCGCTCCAATTTTCAAGAAACAGCTTTACTTCCACCCACAGTAGCTATTGTGATGTTTCTGGTAGGAATGTGCCTGGCTTTATTTTGCTGGAAAGCTTTTAATTTTTTTGGCAATAGCCAATCGCGGCAGAAATCATCACATCACTTGACTAATATCAAAAAAACACGGTGGTCGAACCCAGTTGAGCAGCTAACGAAGTTTGTGCCGACACGGGTAAAAGTTCTGTACGGAAACTCAAGCAAATTATTCTCTAGAAAAGCTTACAATACGGGCGATCGCGCTCGGCGACGGGGCTTACAAGCACCTGAAGTAAATTCAGGTGACAGCCCCTCCGCTGGCTTCGCCAATCGCCAAAATAGAGTACGCACGCCCCTTTATAAAAGCCAAAAAACTTCAGCCACAGATTCCTTACCTGCTTTAAACATTTATGGATTTCGTTGCGAGACTAATTTTCATCCAGGCAACGGAACAGTTCCAAAGACGGAAATTTATGTAGAACCAGAGACTGGTTGCGACTACGAAAGATCGAATTCATCAATAAAATTTGGCGTGCCTTGGGGTTATCGCTCTCTAAGTTCTAATACCTATAGGTCGGGAAACTCTCAGAGAACAGTTCCCTACGGTGAAGCTGTTCCGACAATGAAAGCTTCATCTAAGCTTCACAATCCTTTACCTGTGGCAGTTATCGATCGGCGATCGCTTTCTTCTACCTATTCTCCCGATCCTGTTGAGAATTCTACAGAGCGACCTGCAATCGCTAATAATAGTAGAACTAGTAAAGGTAGCTTTGTTTTAGCTTCTATGCTTGGCAACACTGGTTTTATTGGTTTGGCTGTCGCTCCAGCTTTGGTCAGTCAAGCCTACTGGAGTTGGATTGTTATTTATGGTGTAGCTCACAATGTCTTAGGTAGTTATGGTCTGGGAGTACTTTTGGCTAATTATTACAGTCATTCCAACCGACAACCTAATTGGCGGCAACAGCTAGGACACATTTTTTTGATTCCCTCTTTGTGGGCTTTTATTGTAGGTTGGTTGAGTAAAGATTTATGGCTGCCCAATCCGATTGAATCGGGAATCCAAACCTCAAGTTTATTCGTCGTTCCTGGTGCTTTTTTGCTGATTGGAATGCAGTTAAGCACGATTCAGCAAATTGCCAGTTGGCACGAAGTTTTGTCGTCTACAGCTATTAAAATCTTTATTTTGCCTTTGCTAGCAGGCTTGAGTCTGACTTTAATGGGTGTAAGCGGAGATGGTCGTTTGGCTTTGGTGTTAATGTCTGGTATGCCTACTGCATTTGTTAACGTGATTTTAGCCGAACAGTACGATCTCAATCGACAAATAGCTGCCAGCAGTATTTTGCTCAGTACGGTTGCTTTTCCACTCATCTTGCCCTTATGGTGGCTTTTGTTTAAATAA
- a CDS encoding carbon dioxide-concentrating mechanism protein, whose protein sequence is MPEPSLKEHPFQDSALGLVSTRSFPAIVGTADMMLKSAEVTMVGYEKIGSGYCTAVVRGNIADVRLAVEEGARTAEQFGSLVSKLVLARPMPNLEAVFPIGSHLLELTQSRRGYSRLSNRAIGLVETRGFPAMVGAADAMLKSADVQLASYEKIGDGLCTAIIRGSISNVAIAVDAGMHEAERIGELHSIMIIPRLLEDLEHTLPVASYWLDEVEPLPVLLPNKVKEKEKQPLELPQADTKSVPLKRRQMEIEEL, encoded by the coding sequence ATACCAGAACCTTCGTTAAAAGAACATCCGTTTCAAGACAGTGCCTTGGGATTAGTATCTACTAGAAGTTTTCCAGCCATTGTCGGTACTGCCGATATGATGCTCAAATCGGCTGAAGTAACCATGGTTGGTTATGAAAAGATTGGTAGTGGATACTGTACTGCTGTGGTTAGAGGTAATATTGCCGATGTGCGATTAGCTGTAGAAGAAGGTGCTAGAACAGCGGAACAATTTGGCAGCTTGGTATCTAAACTGGTTTTAGCCCGACCAATGCCCAATCTAGAAGCCGTATTTCCTATTGGCAGTCATTTATTAGAACTTACTCAAAGCAGAAGGGGTTATAGTCGCCTTAGTAACCGTGCGATCGGATTGGTAGAAACTAGAGGTTTTCCTGCTATGGTAGGAGCGGCAGACGCGATGTTGAAATCAGCAGATGTACAGTTAGCTTCTTATGAAAAAATTGGCGATGGTTTGTGTACGGCAATTATTCGCGGTTCGATCTCTAATGTAGCGATCGCAGTTGATGCGGGAATGCACGAAGCAGAACGGATTGGCGAACTCCACTCGATCATGATTATTCCCAGACTGCTAGAAGATTTAGAACACACTCTCCCTGTTGCCAGCTACTGGTTAGATGAAGTAGAACCCCTACCAGTATTGTTACCTAATAAAGTTAAAGAAAAAGAAAAACAGCCATTGGAATTACCCCAAGCAGATACCAAATCAGTTCCCCTCAAAAGAAGACAGATGGAAATCGAAGAACTATAG
- a CDS encoding RluA family pseudouridine synthase, which yields MNQGWIYRERVNKFDAGQTILSYYNSKYRHSSKEEWRERIIKRQILLDESPATPETKLTAGQKLAYHRPPWNEPPVPLDFTVLYEDSDLLAIAKPKGLPVLPGGGFLEHTLWWQLQQKYSQPIPVPVHRLGRGTSGIMLLARSHLAKSSLSHQLRTNSIDKVYLALVSGTDIPQHLIISDHIGKIPHSSLGYIYGATSQGKSARSECRVLSRQSDRTIVEVTIFTGRPHQIRIHLAAAGFPLLGDPLYLPGGKPRLISSISEDKKLPVPSDCGYYLHAYRLGFTHPRSGDKITLECKPPLELSV from the coding sequence ATGAATCAAGGCTGGATTTATCGCGAACGGGTTAATAAATTCGACGCGGGACAAACGATTTTATCGTATTACAACAGCAAATACCGTCACTCTAGTAAAGAAGAATGGCGAGAAAGAATTATTAAAAGACAGATTTTACTCGATGAAAGTCCTGCAACTCCCGAAACCAAATTGACCGCAGGACAAAAGTTGGCCTATCATCGTCCACCTTGGAACGAACCGCCAGTTCCTCTAGATTTTACAGTACTGTATGAAGATAGCGATTTACTAGCGATCGCCAAACCCAAAGGACTTCCCGTACTACCAGGAGGTGGTTTTTTAGAACATACTCTATGGTGGCAACTCCAACAAAAATATTCACAACCTATACCAGTACCAGTGCATCGTTTGGGAAGGGGAACTTCAGGAATAATGCTGCTAGCGCGATCGCACCTGGCAAAATCTAGCTTGAGTCACCAACTGCGAACTAATTCGATTGATAAAGTATATTTAGCTTTAGTGTCTGGTACTGACATTCCCCAACATCTAATTATTAGCGATCACATCGGCAAAATTCCCCATTCTAGTTTAGGCTACATTTACGGTGCAACTTCTCAAGGCAAATCTGCCCGTAGCGAATGCCGAGTTTTGTCTCGTCAGAGCGATCGCACTATAGTAGAAGTAACTATTTTTACTGGTCGTCCCCATCAAATCAGAATTCATTTAGCAGCAGCAGGTTTTCCTTTACTAGGCGATCCTTTGTATTTACCTGGAGGAAAACCGCGCCTTATTTCATCAATCTCTGAGGATAAAAAACTTCCCGTTCCTAGTGACTGCGGTTATTACCTTCACGCTTATCGCTTGGGCTTTACTCATCCGCGATCGGGTGACAAAATAACTTTGGAATGTAAGCCACCATTAGAATTATCGGTATAA